A single Halarcobacter anaerophilus DNA region contains:
- a CDS encoding Do family serine endopeptidase, protein MRKKLFFVAIILIATNLFANSIDFQMAEKSPQRVTPNNSNQILSFHSTINNAMQSVVNIAAKRRVISNAANIPFQMFNDPFLRRFFGDQFGEQFQQNRIQRSLGSGVLISKDGYIVTNNHVIENADEISVTIGDNPKEYSAIVIGKDSDSDLAVIKIEGSNFHAIKFGYATDLKVGDLIFAIGNPFGIGTTVTQGIISALNKDHVGINRYENFIQTDASINPGNSGGALVDSRGALIGINSAIISKSGGNNGIGFAIPVSMVKDVVKKLITDGKVTRGYLGVVIDDLKPNVLKLYSHKKGALILDVANDTPASKAGLRRGDLIYMINNIPIKDRKALQNAIASFKPNETISIKLERDKKNLQLNITLGNRAGLVTSAANNGKFLGGLQLSELNANTIKRFRLSANIHGVLITYVEPNSEAEKVGFQPGDVIIQIEDIEIKSFADIQQAIRKYNNKVKRVYVNRYGQTILFASK, encoded by the coding sequence ATGAGAAAAAAACTGTTTTTTGTCGCTATAATATTAATAGCAACAAATCTTTTTGCAAATAGTATAGATTTTCAAATGGCGGAAAAAAGTCCTCAAAGAGTGACTCCTAATAACTCAAATCAAATACTCTCTTTTCATAGTACGATAAATAACGCAATGCAGTCTGTCGTAAATATTGCGGCTAAAAGAAGAGTGATTTCAAATGCGGCGAATATACCTTTTCAGATGTTTAATGACCCTTTCCTAAGAAGATTTTTCGGTGATCAATTCGGAGAACAATTCCAACAAAATAGAATCCAGAGATCATTGGGGTCAGGAGTTTTAATCTCAAAAGACGGATATATCGTTACAAATAACCATGTTATTGAAAATGCTGATGAAATCTCCGTTACAATAGGAGATAATCCAAAAGAGTACAGTGCTATTGTAATAGGTAAAGATTCAGATAGTGATTTAGCGGTAATAAAAATAGAAGGAAGCAATTTTCATGCGATTAAATTTGGATATGCAACAGATTTAAAAGTCGGTGATTTGATTTTTGCAATCGGTAATCCTTTTGGTATAGGAACAACAGTAACCCAAGGTATTATTTCTGCACTAAATAAAGATCACGTAGGTATTAACAGATATGAAAACTTTATTCAAACAGATGCTTCAATCAACCCAGGAAACTCAGGAGGTGCTCTTGTAGACAGCAGAGGTGCTTTGATCGGGATTAATAGTGCTATTATTTCCAAATCTGGAGGAAACAACGGTATCGGTTTTGCAATTCCTGTTTCAATGGTAAAAGATGTAGTTAAAAAACTAATTACAGACGGGAAAGTAACAAGAGGTTATTTAGGTGTCGTAATAGACGATCTTAAACCAAATGTTTTAAAACTCTATTCACACAAAAAAGGTGCTCTTATTTTAGACGTGGCAAATGATACTCCGGCATCAAAAGCAGGTCTTAGAAGAGGTGATTTAATCTATATGATTAACAATATTCCTATAAAAGACAGAAAAGCTCTTCAAAATGCTATAGCATCATTTAAACCAAATGAGACTATTTCAATAAAACTAGAAAGAGATAAAAAGAATTTACAGCTGAATATTACTTTGGGAAACAGAGCGGGACTTGTAACTTCTGCTGCAAATAACGGAAAATTTTTGGGTGGACTTCAATTATCGGAATTGAATGCAAACACAATAAAAAGATTTAGACTAAGTGCAAATATCCACGGTGTTCTTATTACATATGTTGAACCAAATTCTGAAGCGGAAAAAGTAGGATTTCAACCCGGTGATGTTATTATTCAAATAGAAGATATCGAAATAAAAAGTTTTGCGGATATACAACAAGCTATTAGAAAGTATAATAATAAAGTAAAAAGAGTTTATGTAAATAGATACGGTCAAACAATTCTGTTTGCATCAAAATAA